From the genome of Vicia villosa cultivar HV-30 ecotype Madison, WI linkage group LG2, Vvil1.0, whole genome shotgun sequence, one region includes:
- the LOC131650064 gene encoding uncharacterized mitochondrial protein AtMg01250-like — MSLLVNSSPTKEFGVYRGLRQGDPLSPFLFVLVAEGLTGLVGQSVDIGEFGSFAIKRSCSLDLLKFSDDTLIMGEGTWKHLWAIKTVLKAFELVSGLGINYHKSKLIGINVNRSFLKAAAFFLSCKMEESNFQFLGIPIGCDPRKELTWNPLLIKMKKRLMGWKNRFLNLGEDAGEGGK; from the exons ATGTCGCTGCTTGTTAATAGTAGTCCTACTAAAGAGTTCGGTGTTTATAGAGGGTTGAGACAAGGCGATCCGTTATCTCCGTTCCTTTTTGTTTTGGTGGCGGAAGGTCTAACGGGGCTTGTTGGGCAATCCGTTGACATTGGGGAATTTGGGAGTTTTGCTATAAAAAGGTCTTGTTCGTTAGATTTACTAAAATTCTCGGATGACACTCTAATAATGGGGGAAGGAACTTGGAAACACCTTTGGGCAATCAAGACGGTGCTTAAGGCGTTTGAGCTTGTTTCGGGTCTTGGAATCAATTATCATAAAAGCAAGTTGATAGGCATTAATGTTAATCGTTCTTTCTTGAAAGCCGCCGCTTTTTTTCTGTCTTGCAAAATGGAGGAGAGTAACTTCCAATTTCTTGGAATTCCGATTGGTTGTGATCCTAGGAAGGAATTGACGTGGAATCCTCTTTTGATTAAAATGAAGAAGCGGTTGATGGGttggaagaatcgttttcttaaTTTGGGAG AAGATGCTGGTGAAGGTGGTAAATGA